The Sinorhizobium fredii USDA 257 region TGACCGGATCGGTGGATCTCGTGGCAATCATCACCGCCGAGGACGTCACTCAATACGACGAGATCACCGCGCAGATCATGTCACAAAATCCTCAGATCAAGCGAATCCACACGAATGTCGTACTGAAAGATGTGAAGCTCGGAATGTTCGTTCCCGTGGCTTCCGACTAGTGCCACATTCCGGTGAGGCGGTGCCGGTGGAACTGAGCAGGCAGCGGTTATCAGGATGATCTATTTTACGAGTGACACGCATTTTGGCGAGGCGCGGGTGCTCAGCATCGATCGTCGGCCGTTCTCCAACCTGGCCGATCATGATGCTGCGCTCGTCGCCAACTGGAACGAAACGGTCTCGCCGGAGGATGAGATCTGGCATCTAGGCGACTTTGCCTCGAGGAAATCGGGCTTTGCGGAAGGTTTGCTCTCCAAACTAAACGGCAGGAAGCATCTGATCGTCGGCAACAACGATCCGCTCGCCACGGTCAAAGCGAGCGGCTGGCAGAGCATACAGCACTACGCGGAACTCTTGGTCGACGGGCGTCTGCTCATTCTCTGCCACTATCCGTTCCGAACCTGGAACCAGATGGGAAAGCGGTCGATCGATCTGCACGGCCACTCCCACGGCAAATTGAAGCCGATGCCTCGGCAGTTCGACGTGGGCGTCGATGCCAGAGATCTGCGGCCGGTCAGTCTCGCAGACATTCTCCGGAGCCGCGCCTGAAGCCATAGCCCACGTGCCTCGACGGGAACGACTCGTCTTCTGAATTGTTTTCGCACGAGATCGGCGGCCGTGGCGAGGTGCTTATGCAAGGAGACCTGTTCGGAAATCCGGTCGGCAATCTGCCGGAGGGCTTTCGCTACGAGCCGGACATCGTCCCTCAGAAGATTCAAGAGGATCTCCTCGGGGCAATACCGCAGCTTCCGTTCAAGCCTTTCGATTTCCATGGTTTCGAAGGCAGGAGACGGGTGATCTCCTTCGGCTGGAAATACGATTTCAGCACGGAATCGCTTCGGGAAATCGACCCTATCCCGCCGATGCTCCTGCCGGTGCGCCAGTTGGCCGCGGATTTCGCCGGATTGCCGGCAGAGGGGTTGGAACAGGCGCTGGTCACGGAATACGACATCGGGGCGCCGATCGGATGGCACAAGGACAAGGGAGTCTTCGGCAACGTCGTCGGGGTGTCGCTCCGGTCCGCTTGCACGTTCAGACTGCGCCGTCGATCCGGTGGAAAGTGGGAGCGCGCTTCGATCGTTCTCCAGCCCGGTTCGGCCTATCTCCTTGCCGGTCCATCTCGCAGCGAATGGGAACATTCCATTCCGCCGGTGAACCAACTGCGATACTCGATTACCTTCCGGCAGCTGCGTACGAAAGAAGGCGGGCGCTGAGCACGTCGTTCCCGGGCCGGACCATAGCGGCTGGGCATTCGTTCATGCAAGCGCGCCGTCGGCGACATCGAACGGCGACGGGGACTGTCCCGCGTCGATCAGTTTCTTGGCCATCATGTAGGCGCGCGCATCATTGATCGCGTCGACGGCGAGCAGTTTCTCGCCGGCGAAATACCAATAGGAGCACGAGCCCGGCCTGGCGCCTTTTCTCTCGACGATCCGGTCGTAGCCGCTGTTGAGCCCGGCGATCTGCAGCTTGACGTCGAACTGATCCGACCAGAACCATAGCCTCGGGCGATAGTCGCGGTTCGCGCCGAGGATGTTGGCCGCAACGGCCTCCGCCTGGTCGATCGCGTGCGGCACGCTCTCGATGCGCAGGCGGCGGCCATCCATCAGGAAGGAGGCGCAATCGCCGGCCGCCCAGATCCCGTCTGCGGAAGTCCTTCCCTGAGGGTCGACGCAGACGCCGTTTTCCAACGCCAGTCCAGCCGCGTCGGCGAGCGCCACGCTCGGGCGGATTCCGATGCCGACGATGACGAAATCGATGTTGATGCACGAACCATCCGAAAGCCGTGCCTTGCGGACGCGGTTCTCCCCCTCCAGGCTGACGAGCCCGATGCCTTCGAGGAGCCTGACACCGCGATCGGCATGAAGCGAGCGGAAATAGGCGGAGGTCTCGGGAGCGGCGACGCGGCCGAGGATGCGGTCCTGGAGTTCGACGAGCGTCACATCGACGCCCGCCTGTTTGAGTGCGGCGGCGACCTCCAGCCCGATATAGCCGCCGCCGATGATCAAGGCGCGCTTTCCGGAGGCGACATGCGGCGTGATCTCTTCGACGTCGCCGATCGTTCTCAGCGTGAAGATATTGGCGCGCGCTCCGCCGATATCGGCCGGCAGACGGATGGGTGCTGCGCCCGTCGCAAGCACGAGGTCGTCATAGGCGAGGCTCTCCGGACCTAGTTCGATGCGCTTCTCGGCCGGTACGATCCGCGTGACCTTCGTTGCGAGCCGCAGATCGATGCCGCGTTCGGCGTAGAACGTGGGTCCACGCAGCGCGAGCCTGTCGGCAGCGAGCTTGCCAAGCAGATAGGCCTTGGAAAGGGGTGGCCGCTGATAGGGCGGGTGCAGTTCGTCGCCGATCAGCGTGATGCGGCCGTCAAAGCCGAGCTCCCTGAGCTTTGCTGCCAGGGCACTGCCGGCCTGGCCCACCCCGATGATCGCTACGTGACGCATGTCGCCCTCCCTGCTGCCTCGTAGACCTACTGCACGGCCGGTATGCGCACCGTCATCCCGTGGAGCGCATCGGCGACGCGGATCTGACAGCTGAGCCGGCTTTCCGGCCGGCGCGGCGAGGCGGTGAAGTCGAGCATGTCGCTCTCGTGCTCGCCGATCGGCCCGATCGCTTCGACAAAGGCCGGGTCGAAATAGCAATGACAGGTGGCGCAGGCGGCCGATCCGTTGCACTCGGCGACGACGCCCGGAATGCTCTTCTCCAGCGCAATCTCCATGACCGACCTGCCGATTTCCGCGGTGACGGCATGTTCCTTGCCCTCGGCGGTAATGAAAGTGATGGTCGGCATCGACATTCCTCCTGGACTGGCGGGTAGGTTGGACGGGGCCGGCTTACACGTCCCAGGCGACCGGCAGAAAAACGGGACCGCGGAACACCCATCCGTGGATCCGCGCCGGCGCATCCGGTTGGAGGCGCAGGTTCTTCAGGCGCGAGAAAAGCATCGGCACGACGATCCGGCCGACCATCTGGCGGGCAACCCAGGCGCCGGCGCAAAAATGGGGGCCGGCGCCGAAGGCGAGATGCGGCTGCTTGGGGCGGAAGAGGTCGAAGTTATCCGGGTTCTCGAAACGGCGGTCGTCGCGATTGGCCGCGCCGACGCAAAGGCCGAGCTGGTCGCCCGCCCGCAACTCTACGCCGGAGAGTTCGACATCGCGGGTCACGCGTCGCGGATACATGCCGATCGGCGAGATCCAGCGCACCGCCTCATCGAGAGCCAACGGCCAGAGATCCGGGTTGGCCATGACGGTGGCCAATTGAACCGGATTGGAAAGGAGCCCCAGCGTCAGCGAAAGAATGGAATCGCGCGGTTCGTTGAGGCCGCCACCGATGATCACCTTGATATTCGCCCGGATCTGCTCAAGGTTCATCGGGTGATCAGCATTGACCATCGAGGACAGCACCGCCGGATTGGGGTTCTGGCGATGCCAGGGGAGGACCGCGTCGATTGCCGCATCGACGCCCGCGGCAGCTCCCGTCGCCCGGGCGGAAATTGCAGGATCGCCGGAATAGTTGCCGGCGCCATCCATCAGCGCCTGCGACCAATGCGCCAGCGTCTGCCAGGATAAATCCTTGAGGCCGAGAAGTTCGATGAGGGCGAGCGACGCCATCGGCGCCGCCAGCGCATCGAACAGATCCGCCTCGCCCCGGCTTTCAATCTCCGAGACGAGCCGGTCGCTGATCGCCTCGAATTGCGCCGCCCAGTGGTTCTTGATCGTGCCCGGCCGGAAGCTGACCTCGATCGCCCGACGTTCGATGGCGTGCGCTTCGCCGTCCTTGCGCATCATGGTGTGGCCCATGACCTTGTTGACGAGCGAGCCCGGATTGCTCGAGGCAAAGGTCTCGGAATCGCGCTCGATCGTCATGATGTCATCGAAGCGCGTCACGAGCGCGAGCCGGGCGGTATCCACATAGACGGCCGAGGCCATGTCGCGCAGGCGCTTGTAGATGGGATAGGGGTCGGCCAGCAGATCCGAAAAAGCAATGTCCGATACGACGGGAACGGCGAGCGCCATCTTGTCCCTCCCTGACAATCCGTTGCACTTGATGGGGGGACGTTACCTCGCACGGAGACCATCCTTCAATTCGATGACTTGGATTGAGGATATGCAGTAATTGCATAAGCTTTCGTCGGAACGTATCCTGCGGCAGACGATGTCGCGGGGATCGAATGGGGCAGAAGCAGCATCTGGACGGGATCGATCTCGGCAGCCTCAAGGTTTTGGTGCTGGTTTGCGATCTCGGCTCTTTCTCGGCGGCTGCGAACCGCCTGCAGGTCAATCAGTCGACGGTGAGCTATACGGTGGAGCGGCTGAGGACGGTGTTCCGCGATCCCTTGTTCCTCAGGCAGGGCAACCGGATGTTGCCGACGGAGAAATGCTCGGAACTGACCGAAACCGCCCGCCGCATGCTCGACCAGCTCCTCGCATTCACGGCCGAGCAGACTTTTGATCCTACCTCGGCCACGGGAGCGGTCACCGTGTCCTGCAATTTCCACGAACGGCAGATCGTCATGCCGGAATTCTGCGCGCGCCTCAGGCGGGCGGCGCCGAACGTCCGTCTCGTGGTGCTCGAGTCTGCCGTGCACGGCAAGCGACAGTTGAAGCAGAATGAGTGCGACGTCGTGCTCGGCCCGATCGAGATATTCGGGGAGGCCTATTTCCGCACCCATCTCTTCACCGACCGCTATGTTTGCGTGATGGATCCGGGCAACCCTTTGGCGCAGGCGCCGCTCAGCCTCTCGGACTATCGCTCCGCGCGGCACATCCAGGTGAACCACAACGGCGAATGGCGGGGACTCTATATCGCGGCGCTGGGTGCCAAGGGCATCCCCTTCGAACCGGCCGTCGTTCTTCCGAGCCATGACAATCTCGAACGTATCATTGCCGGAAGCGACCTGATCGCGACCATTCCCGGCCGGCTTGCGCATGGGTTGAGCGACAGGCTGAGCGTGGTGGACTTTCCGCTCGACGTGCCAATCCATATCGACATGTACTGGACCGCGCGCACCGCACAGTCGGGGCTGCACCGCTGGGTGCGGCAGTTGCTTGCCGAGGTCGCCCGGTCGCGGCCGGAAGGAGATGGGGCGTCTTAGAGCGTCACTGCGCGACTCGGCGAGGCTACTCGGCGGCGACGTTCGCGCCGCTTCTCGGAAGGCCGCCGCTGAACAGGTGGCCGGCATGTTCCACCACGTTTTCGGTGGTCTCGCGGATATGGCGCTCGATGAGATCGCTCGCCCGTTTCGGATCGCGGGCCAGAACAGCTTCCATGATCGTGCGATGCTCGACATCCTTTTCACGCCATTTTGGCCGAAAATGCGAGGACATGCGCCGGTAGCGGTGCGCACGCTCGAAGAGCTTCTGGCGGATCTCCAAGAGGTTGGGCGATCCGCAAGCGGAAACGAGCGCATAGTGGAATTCGCCGTGAACCTTGGACCAGTCCTCCGACAGGTAATATTCGTGACCGAGGCGGCTCTGCAACCTGTCCATGCGGTGATAGGTGCCGATGATCTCGGCCTCCCAGCGGTCGTCGCCCTTTTCGATGGCGCGGCGAAGAGCTTCACGCTCGACCAGCACGCGCACATCGGTCAGATCGATGAGATCGGCAAGCGAGAGGGGGGCGACGATGAACCCGCGCTGGCCTTCCGCGATGACCAGACCTTCCGCGACCAGGCGCGACAGCGCTTCCCGCAAGGTCGAGAAACTGACTGCATACATGTCCTTCAACGGCTCGAAACGCAGCTTCGATCCGGGTTTCAGGACGCAGGAGATGATGTCGAGGCGCATGCGTTGCAGCACGTCGCCGGCGCGGGTTTCTCCCGATGGTTTACGGCCGTCGGTCATATCTCTCGGAATCCTCTTCGAAGGCGATACGGGCGTCAGACTCGGGTCTACAGGCATAAAATAGCGATAATTTCGAAAAGAGCAAACCAGCCACGGCCGATCGCTGGGGGCTTGCGCCGCTCGTTTGTATTAGGAGTATTTCTGGCAAAAGAAATTGCGTATTTGCCAGGTCTGTGCGGCAAAACCCAAAGAAATTTCGAAATATTCCCGGTTGCGCGATGCGCTTGTCCAAAGACAGGTTTCTGGGCTGCGAACCGGATCGCTCATCAGACTGGACGTTTCATTTCATTATTGCATTTTATAATTATTTAATGCAGATTGCCCACAACGGCAAGGAGGCTCGCCGTTCGTTTTCCGTTTTGGGAGCAGCAATCGCATGCGACAATTTCTGAAAACCGCCCTCTGCCTGGCAGCATTGGCGGGCACTGCCGTTTATCCCGGCGTCTCGGCCGCCAGCGACCTCGAATTGACCATCACGGCGCCGGCCGGGGCTGGCGGTGGCTGGGATTCGGCGGCGCGCTCGCTGCAGGAAGCGATGATGGCGTCCGGCCAGGCCAAGAGCGTCCAGGTCGTCAACGTGCCGGGCGCCGGCGGCACCGTCGGCCTCGCTCAGTTCGTCGGCAGCGCCAAGGGCGTGGCCGATCAGCTGCTTGTCGCCGGAATCACGCTGGTCGGCGCCAGCATCTCGAACAATTCGCCGGTCGATCTCACCCAGGTCACGCCGCTTGCGCGCCTGACGGGCGACCCGCTTGTCGTCGTGGTTCCGAAGGATTCGCCGATCCGGACGATCGACGACCTGCTCGCCACCATCAAGAAGGACGTGGCGACCACCATCTGGGTGGGTGGATCGGCCGGTGGGGCCGACCATATCCTGGCGGCGCTGATCACCAAGTCGGCGGGCGCCGACCCGAGCAAGATCAACTATGCCGCCTATTCCGGCGGCGGCGAGGCACTGGCCGCCATGCTCGGCGGTCAGGCGACCGCCGGCGTCTCCGGCTATGGCGAATGGGAAGGGCAGATCAAGTCGGGCGATCTCCGGGCGCTTGCCATCTCCTATCCGGAGCCGATCGAAGGCATCGAAGCCAAGCCGCTGAAGGCGCAGGGGCTCGATATCGAGCTCGTCAACTGGCGCGGGATCTTCGCTCCTCCGGGCGTCGAAGGCGAGGACCTCGAGGCGCTCAAAGCCGCCATCGACAACACCGTCAAGTCGCAGCAATGGAAGGACATCGTCAAGGCGCGCGGCTGGACGGACTACTATGCCCCCTCCAACGAGTTCACTGGGTTCATCGCCTCCGAAACCGAACGGGTCCGCACGATCCTGACGTCGATCGGCCTTGCACAGTGATGACTGCAGAGGGGAGGCGTTAGCCTCCCCGACTACCGATGAGGATTTCATGACCGAGAGTAGCTTGAAGCAGGCAAACCGCCCGGCCGTGGTCGTTGCCATCGTGCTGTTCGCCGTGGCGGCGGTGACCTACTGGGATGCGAGCCAGATGACCGCCCGCGCCACCTATGGCATGGGCGCCAATGCCGCCTCCTATTTCATCTGTCTCTTCCTGGCTGTGCTGGGTGTCGGGCATTTGCTCACCGCTTTCCAGACGTCGGCCGTTGAAGCTGACGACGCCGACTGGAAAGCCATCGGCTGGATCGCGGTCGCCTTGTCGGGACTGATCGGCTCGATCTTTCTGGGCGCCGGTTTCGTCCTCGGATCGACCCTGCTGTTCGCCTTCACTGCACGGGCATTTGGCCGCAAGGCGCTGCTCGTCGATCTCGCAATCGGGGCGGTCATGGGCCTCATCATATTTCTTCTGTTCAACAAGCTTCTGAGCCTCGCCTTGCCGAAAGGTCCGTTCGAGCGGCTGTTCTAGGATCGGGGCAATGGACGCAATCAACCTGCTCATCGATGGTTTCTCGCTGGCGATCCAGCCGGCCAACCTCATTTTCGCGGCCATCGGCGTGTTCATAGGCACGGCCGTCGGCGTGCTGCCGGGCATCGGCCCGGCGCTCACCGTCGCACTTCTGCTGCCGGTGACGTTCAAGCTCGATCCGGGCGGCTCGATCATCATGTTCGCCGGCATCTATTACGGCGGCATGTATGGCGGCTCCACCACCGCCATCCTGTTGAACACGCCAGGCGAAAGCGCCGCCGTCGTCACCGCGCTCGAAGGCAACAAGATGGCTCGCTCCGGGCGTGGCGGCCCGGCGTTGGCGACCGCCGCGATCGGATCCTTCGTGGCCGCTTTGGTCGCCACCGTCGCTTTGGCTTTCCTGGCGCCGCCGCTCGTGAAGGTCGCGGTCAAGTTCGCTCCTTGGGACTATTTCCGCCTGATGCTAATTGCCTTCGTCACCGTCTCGGCGACGTTCGGCTCCTCGCCGCTGCGCGGCCTGACGAGCCTCGCCTTCGGCCTCTGGCTCGGCCTCATGGGGCTCG contains the following coding sequences:
- a CDS encoding metallophosphoesterase family protein, with translation MIYFTSDTHFGEARVLSIDRRPFSNLADHDAALVANWNETVSPEDEIWHLGDFASRKSGFAEGLLSKLNGRKHLIVGNNDPLATVKASGWQSIQHYAELLVDGRLLILCHYPFRTWNQMGKRSIDLHGHSHGKLKPMPRQFDVGVDARDLRPVSLADILRSRA
- a CDS encoding alpha-ketoglutarate-dependent dioxygenase AlkB, yielding MQGDLFGNPVGNLPEGFRYEPDIVPQKIQEDLLGAIPQLPFKPFDFHGFEGRRRVISFGWKYDFSTESLREIDPIPPMLLPVRQLAADFAGLPAEGLEQALVTEYDIGAPIGWHKDKGVFGNVVGVSLRSACTFRLRRRSGGKWERASIVLQPGSAYLLAGPSRSEWEHSIPPVNQLRYSITFRQLRTKEGGR
- a CDS encoding NAD(P)/FAD-dependent oxidoreductase; its protein translation is MRHVAIIGVGQAGSALAAKLRELGFDGRITLIGDELHPPYQRPPLSKAYLLGKLAADRLALRGPTFYAERGIDLRLATKVTRIVPAEKRIELGPESLAYDDLVLATGAAPIRLPADIGGARANIFTLRTIGDVEEITPHVASGKRALIIGGGYIGLEVAAALKQAGVDVTLVELQDRILGRVAAPETSAYFRSLHADRGVRLLEGIGLVSLEGENRVRKARLSDGSCINIDFVIVGIGIRPSVALADAAGLALENGVCVDPQGRTSADGIWAAGDCASFLMDGRRLRIESVPHAIDQAEAVAANILGANRDYRPRLWFWSDQFDVKLQIAGLNSGYDRIVERKGARPGSCSYWYFAGEKLLAVDAINDARAYMMAKKLIDAGQSPSPFDVADGALA
- a CDS encoding 2Fe-2S iron-sulfur cluster-binding protein, whose protein sequence is MPTITFITAEGKEHAVTAEIGRSVMEIALEKSIPGVVAECNGSAACATCHCYFDPAFVEAIGPIGEHESDMLDFTASPRRPESRLSCQIRVADALHGMTVRIPAVQ
- a CDS encoding cytochrome P450, with the protein product MALAVPVVSDIAFSDLLADPYPIYKRLRDMASAVYVDTARLALVTRFDDIMTIERDSETFASSNPGSLVNKVMGHTMMRKDGEAHAIERRAIEVSFRPGTIKNHWAAQFEAISDRLVSEIESRGEADLFDALAAPMASLALIELLGLKDLSWQTLAHWSQALMDGAGNYSGDPAISARATGAAAGVDAAIDAVLPWHRQNPNPAVLSSMVNADHPMNLEQIRANIKVIIGGGLNEPRDSILSLTLGLLSNPVQLATVMANPDLWPLALDEAVRWISPIGMYPRRVTRDVELSGVELRAGDQLGLCVGAANRDDRRFENPDNFDLFRPKQPHLAFGAGPHFCAGAWVARQMVGRIVVPMLFSRLKNLRLQPDAPARIHGWVFRGPVFLPVAWDV
- a CDS encoding LysR family transcriptional regulator, giving the protein MGQKQHLDGIDLGSLKVLVLVCDLGSFSAAANRLQVNQSTVSYTVERLRTVFRDPLFLRQGNRMLPTEKCSELTETARRMLDQLLAFTAEQTFDPTSATGAVTVSCNFHERQIVMPEFCARLRRAAPNVRLVVLESAVHGKRQLKQNECDVVLGPIEIFGEAYFRTHLFTDRYVCVMDPGNPLAQAPLSLSDYRSARHIQVNHNGEWRGLYIAALGAKGIPFEPAVVLPSHDNLERIIAGSDLIATIPGRLAHGLSDRLSVVDFPLDVPIHIDMYWTARTAQSGLHRWVRQLLAEVARSRPEGDGAS
- a CDS encoding GntR family transcriptional regulator — protein: MTDGRKPSGETRAGDVLQRMRLDIISCVLKPGSKLRFEPLKDMYAVSFSTLREALSRLVAEGLVIAEGQRGFIVAPLSLADLIDLTDVRVLVEREALRRAIEKGDDRWEAEIIGTYHRMDRLQSRLGHEYYLSEDWSKVHGEFHYALVSACGSPNLLEIRQKLFERAHRYRRMSSHFRPKWREKDVEHRTIMEAVLARDPKRASDLIERHIRETTENVVEHAGHLFSGGLPRSGANVAAE
- a CDS encoding Bug family tripartite tricarboxylate transporter substrate binding protein gives rise to the protein MRQFLKTALCLAALAGTAVYPGVSAASDLELTITAPAGAGGGWDSAARSLQEAMMASGQAKSVQVVNVPGAGGTVGLAQFVGSAKGVADQLLVAGITLVGASISNNSPVDLTQVTPLARLTGDPLVVVVPKDSPIRTIDDLLATIKKDVATTIWVGGSAGGADHILAALITKSAGADPSKINYAAYSGGGEALAAMLGGQATAGVSGYGEWEGQIKSGDLRALAISYPEPIEGIEAKPLKAQGLDIELVNWRGIFAPPGVEGEDLEALKAAIDNTVKSQQWKDIVKARGWTDYYAPSNEFTGFIASETERVRTILTSIGLAQ
- a CDS encoding tripartite tricarboxylate transporter TctB family protein gives rise to the protein MTESSLKQANRPAVVVAIVLFAVAAVTYWDASQMTARATYGMGANAASYFICLFLAVLGVGHLLTAFQTSAVEADDADWKAIGWIAVALSGLIGSIFLGAGFVLGSTLLFAFTARAFGRKALLVDLAIGAVMGLIIFLLFNKLLSLALPKGPFERLF